A window of Oncorhynchus tshawytscha isolate Ot180627B linkage group LG10, Otsh_v2.0, whole genome shotgun sequence contains these coding sequences:
- the LOC112260101 gene encoding TBC1 domain family member 14 isoform X3, with amino-acid sequence MVAQAKKRELKEAQKRRKQLEDRCKLEESIGNAAQTWNQEILPNWSAMCTSRRVRELWWQGVPPSVRGKVWSLAVGNELNITHELFNICLARAREKWKSMPTAPPTEPETEDASLSLADREASLELIKLDISRTFPHLCIFQQGGPYYDMLHSILGAYTCYRPDVGYVQGMSFIAAVLILNLDTPDAFIAFANLLNKPCQMAFFRVDHSLMLKYFAAFEVFFEENLPKLFVHFKENNLTPDIYLIDWIFTLYSKSLPLDLACRVWDVFCRDGDEFLFRVALGILRLYEDVLTRMDFIHNAQFLTRLPDHISPDQLFSHIHAVHMTSKNRKWGQVLQALQERNSPVLKR; translated from the exons AGCTCAAGGAGGCCCAGAAGAGGAGGAAGCAACTGGAGGACAGGTGCAAGCTGGAGGAGAGCATCGGCAACGCCGCCCAGACCTGGAACCAGGAGATTCTGCCCAACTGGAGTGCCATGTGTACGTCTCGGCGGGTCAGGGAGCTCTGGTGGCAGGGCGTTCCCCCAAGTGTCAGGGGCAAGGTCTGGAGCCTGGCGGTGGGCAACGAGCTCAACATCACCCACG AGCTGTTTAACATCTGTCTGGCCAGGGCAAGGGAGAAGTGGAAATCTATGCCTACTGCACCACCCACTGAACCAGAGACTGAAG ATGCAAGTTTGTCCCTGGCGGACAGAGAGGCCAGTCTGGAGCTGATTAAACTGGACATCTCCAGAACCTTCCCACACCTCTGTATCTTCCAACAG GGAGGGCCATACTACGACATGCTGCACAGCATCCTGGGAGCATACACCTGCTATAGGCCAGACGTTGGCTAc GTGCAGGGCATGTCGTTCATCGCGGCGGTGCTGATCCTCAACCTGGACACGCCGGACGCCTTCATAGCTTTCGCCAACCTGCTGAACAAGCCCTGTCAGATGGCCTTCTTCAGAGTGGACCACAGCCTT ATGTTGAAGTACTTTGCAGCATTTGAAGTGTTCTTTGAAGAAAACCTACCAAAGCTGTTTGTACATTTCAAAGAAAACAACTTGACCCCCGATATTTATTTAATTGACTG GATCTTCACCCTGTACAGTAAGTCGCTGCCGTTGGACCTGGCGTGTCGGGTGTGGGACGTGTTCTGTCGCGACGGTGACGAGTTCCTGTTCCGGGTGGCCCTGGGCATCCTGCGCCTATACGAAGACGTGTTGACCCGCATGGACTTCATCCACAACGCCCAGTTCCTCACCCGCCTGCCCGACCACATCTCCCCCGACCAGCTCTTCTCACACATCCACGCCGTCCACATGACAAGCAAGAACAGGAAATGGGGGCAG GTTCTTCAGGCCTTGCAGGAGCGGAACAGTCCAGTCCTAAAGCGCTGA